AGAAGCCGAACCAGCGGCGGCGCTGCCCGGCGGGCACCGTCTCCTTCGGCCCGGCGGGCACCGTCTCCTTCGACTCTTCGGGCTCGGCGTGGGTGGGGTAACCGGGGGCGTGGTGGACCTGGCCCTCGGCGCCGGCGACCCGGCCCTCGCGCATGATCCGGACCTTGTGGCCTCCGCAGCCCGGGCAGGTGGGCTCGCGCAGCGGCGAGGGCACCCGGACGCCGTTCGCCTTGTACTCGAAGACGATGCGGCCCCCCCGGTCCACGTGGTGCTCGATGTCGTACGCCTGCTCCCAGCCGTAGCCGCAGCTCAGGCACGCGAAGGAGTACGCCTCCCGAACGATCTCCATCTTCGGGGGCCGCCGGGTGGTCAGTCCGACGCCGCTGGGCGCTTCGCCAGTCAGAGGGCTACCGATCGTCTCGCTCATAGCCGTCTCCCAGGTGCCCGCCGGACGGTCGTCCGGCTCGGGTCTTCCATCTCGGACAATGCCCGCGCGGGCCGGTTTCCCACCCGACTTGTCAAGTCTTGGACGTGCGTTGGGAAGACCTGTACGCAGCCGGTGAAACGCGGGCACTGCCGGGGTGCTTCCCTCCACGGTACGCGCGGCACCCCCGGGGAGCACGCCTGGTCAGCCCGCGTTCTTCGCGGCCACCACGGCGTCGAAGACGTCGCGCTTGGGCAGGCCGAGCTCGGCGGCGACGGCCGCGATGGCCTCCTTGCGGCGCTCGCCGGCCTCCTCCCGGACGGCCACCCGGCGGGCGAGCTCGGCGGGCCCGACGGCCTCCGGCGCGGCCGGCGGGGCGCCGGCCACCACGACGGTGATCTCGCCCCGGACGCCGTCGGCGGCCCAGGCGGCCAGCTCGGCGAGCGGGCCGCGGCGGACCTCCTCGTAGGTCTTGGTGAGTTCCCGGCAGACCGCGCCGGGGCGGTCGCCGCCGAAGGCCTCGGCCATCGCGGCGAGGGTCTCGGCGATCCGGTGCGGGGCCTCGAAGAAGACCATGGTGCGCGGTTCGGCGGCGACGGTCGCGAGCTGGCGGGCCCGGTCGCCGGCCTTGCGCGGCAGGAAGCCCTCGAAGGTGAAGCGGTCGACCGGCAGCCCGGAGAGGGCGAGCGCGGTGAGCACCGCGGAGGGCCCGGGCACCGCGGTGACCCGGATGCCGGCCGCGACGGCCGCGTCGACCAGCCGGTAGCCGGGGTCGGAGACCGAGGGCATGCCGGCGTCGGTGACCAGCAGCACCCGGGCGCCGCCGCGCAGCGCCTCGACCAGTTCGGGGGTGCGGGCCACCTCGTTGCCCTCGAAGTAGGAGACCACCCGGCCGGTCGGGGCGACGCCGAGCGCCTGGGTCAGCCGGCGCAGCCGCCGGGTGTCCTCCGCCGCGATGACGTCGGCGTCGGCGAGCTCGGTGAGCAGCCGGGGCGGGGCGTCGCTCACGTCGCCGATGGGGGTTCCTGCCAGCACGAGTACACCTGTCACGGGCACCATCCTCCCAGGGCCGGGGCGGTGGCGGTGCGGCCGGGCGAACGGTGACGAACCGGGCAGGTTCGCGGGGAGCTTCGGAGGGGCCCTCCTCCTTCCGGTGGAGCGCCCCTACGATGTGGCGCGTGAGCGGCGACACGTCATCCGAGGCGCCTGGGGGCGCGGACCACACCGACCAGGGCGGCGTGGCGCTGCTGAGCGCGTCCACCGCGGCGCCCGGCGGCGCACCCGCGGTTCCGGGCGTGCCCGGGCCGCGCGGGCCGGAGCCGGAGCCCGAGCGCCCGTTCTGGCAGCGGCGGCTGGAGCGCGTGGGCTACCGCGCGGCGGAGCCGGTGCCGGTGGCGGAGCGGCTGGTGCCGCCGATGCCGGACGGCCCCGGGGTGACCCCGGCGGTGGTGCCGCCCTCGCCGGTGCTGCTGCAGCTGGGGCTGCGCCTGCCGGACGGGCTGTGGTCGTGGCTGTGCCGCTGGTCGGGCTGGATCGGCCCGGTGGCGGTGGCGGTCTTCGGCGGCCTGCTGCGGATGTGGCACCTGGGCACGCCGAAGGCGCTGATCTTCGACGAGACGTACTACGCCAAGGACGCGTACTCGCTCTGGCGGGGCGGCTACGAGACCAGCTGGGCGGACGACGCCAACAACCTGATCACCGCCGGGCACCCGACGGTGCCGTACCGGGTGGACCCGGCGTACATCGTCCATCCGCCGGTCGGGAAGTGGATCATCGGCCTGGGCGAGCAGGTCTTCGGGATGGACCCGGTCGGCTGGCGGTTCATGACGGCGGTGCTGGGCACCCTGTCGATCCTGATGATCGCCCGGATCGGCCGGCGGCTGTTCCGCTCGACGCTGCTGGGCTGTGTCGCGGGGCTGCTGCTGGCGGTCGACGGGCTGCACTTCGTGATGAGCCGTACGGCGCTGCTCGACCTGGTGGTGATGTTCTGGTTCGTGGCCGCGTTCGGCTTCCTGCTGCTGGACCGCGACCGCACCCGGGGCATCGTGGCGCGCCGGCTGGAGAGCGGTGCGGGCGCGGACTGGCTGTTCCTGGGCTGGCGCCCGTACCGGCTGGCGGCGGGCGTGTCGCTGGGCCTGATGACCGCGACGAAGTGGAGCGGCCTGTACGCGCTGCTGGCCTTCGCGGTGATGAGCGTGCTGTGGGACGCCTCGGCCCGCCGGGCGGCGGGCGCCCGGCAGTGGTGGCTGTGGGGCCTGTTCGACGCGGTGGTGGCGCTGCCGCTGCTGTTCGCGGTGACCGTCGGGGTGTACCTGGTCTCCTGGACGGGCTGGTTCCTCAGCAGCACCGTGCCCGGCAAGGGCGGCTACGGCCGGGACTGGGCGGAGCACCGGGCCGGCCTGTCGCCGGACCACGTGCTGGGGCTGCCGCTGCCGCAGGTCGACCTGAGCTGGGTGCCGGCCGGGCTGCGCAGCCTGTGGCACTACCACGCCACCATGTACGACTTCCACGTCCACCTGACGAGCCCGCACACCTACCAGTCGAACCCGTGGAGCTGGCTGCTGCTGGGTCGGCCGGTCTCCTTCTTCTACGAGTCCCCGAAGGCCGGGCAGGCGGGCTGCACCGCCGCCGAGTGCGCCCGCGAGGTGCTGGGCATCGGCACCCCGGTGCTGTGGTGGGCGGGGATCGCGGCGCTGGCGTACTGCCTGTACCGCTGGGCGCTGCGGCGGGACTGGCGGGCCGGGGCGGTGCTCTGCGGGCTGGCCGCGGGCTACCTGCCGTGGTTCGGGTACCAGCAGCGGACGATCTTCTTCTTCTACGCGGTCGCCTTCGTCCCGTTCCTCGTGCTGGCGGTGACCATGACGATCGGCGCGCTGATCGGCCCGGCGGGGGCCGGACGGGACCGCCGGCTGGTCGGCGGCGCGGCGGCGGGTCTGCTCGTTTTCGCGGTCATGTGGAACTTTCTGTACTTCCACCCGCTGTATACGGGAGAGACGATCCCGATGGACGACTGGCGTGCCCGGATGTGGTTCACCAGCTGGATCTGACCGCCGCCCGGCGGCAACGGATGTGTCACATGTGACCACCGTGTCGCGGGTGCACGCACGTTCGGTGTTCTACCGTGGTGCGGTCGGCCGTCGGGCTATACCCATGGGGGGACACCGTGCACAAGGGCGTGAAGATCGGCATCGGCACCGTCTGTGTCGCGATGCTGGCCGTCGGGGGGTACGGGGCGTACAACATCGCCTCGGCGCTGACCGGCGACGACAAGCCGAAGGGGCCGCGGACGGTCGTGGCCGGCTCGCCGACCGAGCAGCAGGCCGCAGAGGCCGCCAAGGCCTTCCTGGCGGCCTGGTCCAAGGGCGACCTGGAGGCGGCCGGTGCCGAGACCGACCGGCCGGACACCGCCGACGCCGCACTCGTGGCCTTCCGGACCAAGCTGAAACCGAGCGCGATCACGCTGACCGCGGGCGGCCCGACCGCCGCCCCGGCGGGCGCGCCCTCGCCGCAGTCGGCCAACGCGGCCAAGGCGGTCATGCTGTCCTTCTCCGCCAAGGTCGAGTTCGCGGGCTCCGCCAAGGCCTGGACGTACGACGGCGTGCTGCCGATGGTGAAGATGAGCGACGGCAAGGCCGCCGTGCAGTGGAGCTCCACGGTGGTGCACCCGCACCTCGGCGTGGGCAGGACGATCGACGTGAAGCCGGTCTTCGCGCAGGCCGCGCAGGTCACCGACCGCAAGGGCCGTTCGCTCGCCGCCTTCCCCTCGCTGACCGGGCTGCTGGACGTCTTCAAGCAGGGCACCTCCGGCGACCCGGCGGACGCCGGCAGCGGCGTGGTGATCTCGGACGACTCGGGGAAGGCCAAGCCCGAGCAGCTCTTCGTGATCACCGAGCCCAAGCCGGTGCCCTCACTGCGGCTCACCCTGGACGCCCAGCTGCAGCAGGCCGCCGAGGAGGCGGTGAAGGAGCAGTCCAAGGGCGGCGCGCACAAGGCCTCGCTGGTCGCGATCGAGCCGAGCACCGGCAACGTCCTGGCCTTCGCGAACGCCCCGACGGGCGGCCAGAACCGGGCCTTCGCCGGCGGCACCGCGCCCGGCTCCACGATGAAGGTGCTCACCGGTGCGGCCCTGCTGGAGGCCGGGGTCACCCCGCAGACCCCGATCGCCTGCCCGTCCAACACCACGGCCGGCGGCCAGCCGGTGGCGAACGACTTCCCCGAGGCCCACCCGGAGTACACCTTCCGGCAGGACTTCGCGCAGTCCTGCAACACCGCCTTCATCAACGCGGGCAACGACAGGCTGAAGGCCGACAGTCTGCCCAAGATCGCCAAGGAGGTCTTCGGTCTGGGGCTGGTCTGGCACACCGGCCTGCCGGCCTTCGACACCGACATCCCGGTGCCGTCCAACATCAACGGCGCGCTTCCCGAGTTCATCGGCCAGGGCAAGATCCGCACCAACTCGCTGGCGATGGCCTCCGTCTCGGCCACCGTCCAGAACGGCACCTTCCACCAGCCCGTACTGGTGCCGGGCAAGAGCGACATCGCCAAGGCCTCCCGGAACCTCGACCCGAAGGTGCTGTCCGACCTGCGCTCGCTGATGCGGGCGGTGGTGACGGAGGGCACCGCCCGCACGCCGATGGCCGGGATCAGCGACGTCTACGCCAAGACCGGCACAGCCGAGGTCGACGGCAAGGAGACCAACGCCTGGTTCACCGCCTACCGCGGCAACCTCGCGGTGGCCGCCGAGGTCGAGGGCGGCGGCCACGGCGCGCAGGCGGCCGCGCCGGCCGCCGCGAAGCTGCTGCGGATCGGCAACGGCTGATCCGCCGGGCGGTCAGCCTTGGCCGTGGACGGCGGCGACGTTGTCCACGGCCGGGTGCGCCCGCCCGGCCGGCCCGGCGGCGAGGGCCGTGAGGACGTTCTCGGTGACCCGGCGCACCAGGTCGCCGGTCCGGGCGTCCATGCCGTGGTTCCCGTGCCCGCCGGGGCCCTGCGCGTCCAGGGCCTCGACCCAGCGCATGGTGCCGCTGGCGAACACCCCGGCACCGCCGGGCAGCGTCCACCAGGCGGTGTCGGCCCAGGAGCGGCGGCCGTCGCAGACCACCGGGGAGTGCGCGACGATCTCGATCGGCCGCGGGGTGGGGAAGGCGGTGTTCACCCGGTCGTACTCGACACCGACCAGGTGCGGGAAGGAGTCGCCGGCCTTCGCCCCGGTGCCGGCGAACAGCCAGTGGTCGGGCGCGGTGACCACGTAGGGGGCGTCCACCGGGTAGCCGTCGTAGATCACCCCGAGCAGCGAGCTCTCCGGGTCGGCGTCCGGTGCGGCCCGGAAGTCGTTGGTGGCGGGGTGCCCCGCGCGGCGGCCCGGGTCCTCCTGCCAGGCGCCCTTGTAGCAGACCACCGTCCGGTCCGGGCCGAGGCCGGAGGGCTCGTAGCGGACCCGCCGGAAGCAGCAGTTGGCGCCGAGCACCGCCAGGTTGGTGCCGGCGTCCCGGGCCGCCGCGACGTGGGCGCGCTGCTCCGGCGACCAGTACTCGTCGTGGCCGAGCGAGAGGACGGCGTGCGCACCGCGCAGCAGCTGCGGGTCGCGGGCCAGGTCGACGGTGGTGGTGTACGCCAGCGGCAGGCCGAGCCGCTCGGCGAGGGCGATCAGCGGCGCCTCGTAGACCAGGAACAGCCCGGCGCCGTCGGCGTAGCGGTAGGGGCGGTCGAAGGTCACCTGCAGCGAGCGGGTGGCCAGGCCCCCGGTGGGGCCGTTGTAGAGGTTGTGGCCGCCCCACTCGTTGTAGGCCTGCCAGGTGGTGACCGCGTTGACCACCACCGTCCGCCCGGCGGTGGCGCGGGAGCGGACGGTGATCGGGACGAACCGCTGGGCGGAGCCGTCCCCGGTGTCCAGCCGGAGCAGGTAGCTGCCCTCGGGCCAGCCGCGGGTCTGCACGGTGGCGGTGCGCCGCCAGCCGGTGCGGACCATGCGGGTCGCGGGGTCCACCGACGGGTCGGCCTGCCGGGTGCCGGGCAGGAGGTCCGACTTCCAGACCAGCCGGGCGCGGGCGCCGCCGTACCAGCCCGTCCGGTAGGCGCGGACCCGGAAGGTGGGCACGGTGGTCGAGACGTGGAGGCCGAACGGCTCCCCCGGCAGCACGCTCACCCGGTCGGCGAAGCCCTCGATCGCCTCGGGCGAGCCGGGCCGGGTGACCCTCCAGTCCCGGTCCCCGGGCAGCGCGTTCTCGGCCGCGGTGGCGGAGGGCGCGGGGCGGGCGGCCGAGGACCGCTGGGCGTCGGCCGAGGGCCCGTGCGGGGCCGCCGGGGCGCAGCCGCCGGCGGCACCGGCCGCGGCGGCCGCACCGACCGCAAGTCCGAGGAATCGCCGGCGGTCGGTGCCCGCCGTGCCGTCGCTGTGCGCCATCCGCCGCCCTCCCTGGCTGCCGACCGTCCCGGCACGAGTCTTGTGGATCATCGTGGCGCACGGCGCGGGACGCGCCGGAGGGCGGGGTCAGACCTGGACGAGTCCGCTGCGCGGGGGCAGTACGGCCGGCTCGGGTTGCCGCCAGGTCAGCGAGCGGGAGGCCAGCCGTGGCCAGATCACCAGCACGGCCGGCAGCGCCAGGTAGCCGAACCGCCCGGCCGGGGCGAGCACGAACGCTATCGCCAGGCCGGCCGCCAGCAGGTCGCAGGCGGCGACCGCCGAGGTCGGCGGGTAGGCCAGCAGCCAGAGCGCCACGGCGAGGCCGCCGAGGCAGAGCAGGGTGAGCGAGATGGTGTGCCCGGTCGGGCCGAGGCCGGCCAGCACCTTGCCGGGCAGCGGGCTGCCGGCCGGGGTCTGCACGGCGGCCAGGCCGAGCGGGAAGCGGACCACCTGCTCGCGCATCTCCCGGCCGTCGAGCAGTGCGAAGGGCAGCACCACCGCCACCGCGGCGCCGACCGCGATCGCCGCGGCCCGGGCGGCCGGCAGCCGGCCGTAGAGCCGCCAGATCAGCAGGGCGGCCACCGGCAGGGCCGGCCAGGCCGTCCACTTGAGGGTGCAGGCGAGGGCCAGTACGACGCCGGCGCCGGCGGCGCGGCCGCGGGCGGCGAGGGCCATCGCCAGGCAGCAGACGCCGATCAGCGGCAGGTCGACGCCGCCGACCGCGAGGGCGAGGCCGATCAGCGGGGAGGCGGTGAGCACGGCGAGCGGCAGCAGCGGGGCGCGGTCGCGGGCGGGGCGCAGCAGCCACCAGCTGCCGAGCATGCAGCCGAGGAAGGTCAGCGCGAACCAGATCCGGGCGTCGCCGAGCAGCTGGGTGACCGGCCCGGCGCTGCCGAGCACCGCCCGCGGCAGACCGAACAGCACCATGGCGGGCAGGTAGGGGTTGTAGTCGGCGGCCCGGACGGGGGCGGCCAGGTAGGGGTCGCCGGAGCTCAGCAGCAGGTGGGCGGAGCGTTCGACGACCATCACCTCGGACTGGTGGCGGCCGTGCACCGCGAGCAGGACGAGGGGCAGCAGCACCGCGCCGACCAGGGCCACCGAGGCGGCGGCGCGCGGGGCGATCCGCCGGGGCAGTACCGCGCAGAGCAGTCCGGCGAGGCCGTACGCGGGCGCGGCGAGGGTCCCCCAGAAGACCTGGTTGGGCAGGTCGGAGACGAGCGGGAAGGCGCCGGCCCAGCCGGCCGCGACGGCGCAGCCGAGCAGCTGGACGCCGCGGTGACCGGCGAGTCGGCGGGCGGCCGGCCCGCTGTCGGAGCGGGGGCGGGGCACCCGGGCGGCGGGCACGGGCCCGGCGCCGGGGACGGCGGGGCGCCGGCGCGCACGGCGCTCGGGCTCGGGCCGGTCGGGCATCCGGGGGCTCACCATGGCAGAGAGGGTATGGGCTGGGCGGGTCGCTGTCCCGGCGCCCCGACGGTTGATGGTGTGCGTCCTGCCACAACGGGGGCAGGCCGCCGGTGCCGCAGGGGCGGGCCGAGCCGGTGTGCGGGCCGGTCGGAGGGTGTGTCGGCCGGTCGGGGCCGGCCGGGCGGGGCGGGCCGGGGCGGCGGCGGATCAGTCGCCGTTCAGCACGGCCTGCAGGACCGAACGGGCGATGGGCGCGGCCAGGGCGCCGCCGGTGACGTCGGTGGCCTCGCTGTCGGCGACCACCACGGCCACCGCGACCGGGGGCACGCCGCCGGAGTCCGCCGGGCGGGCCCAGGCGATGAACCAGGCGAAGGGGGTGCCTCCGTTGCCGGTGCCGTGCTGGGCGGTGCCGGTCTTGCCGCCGACGACGGCGCCGGGGATCCGCGCCCTGCTGCCGGTGCCCTCCTCGACCACGTCGACCATGAGCTGCTGGACCTTCGCGGCGACGGAGGCGCTCACCGCCTGCCGGTAGAGCTGCGGGTGCATCAGCTGGACGACGGTGCCGTCGCTGCGCGTCAGTTTGTCCACAAGCTGTGGACGCATGACCGTGCCGTTGTTGGCGATCCCGGCGGCGACCGTCGCCATGACCAGCGGGGTGGCGGCGGTGTCGTACTGGCCGATGGAGGAGAGCGCGACCTGGGAGGTGTTCATCCGGGTGTCGAAGTTGGAGCGGGCGGCGCGGACGGGGACGTCCAGTGCGGCGTCGTTGAAGCCGAAGGCCTCGGCGGTGGACGCCATCCGCTGCAGCCCGACCTGGGTGCCGAGCCAGCCCATGGTGCTGTTGCACGAGTTCACCATCGCTTCGTCCAGCGAGAGGCCGGCCTCGTCGCAGGCCCGGCTGTCGTTGACGAGTTCGGTCGTGGTGCCCTGCATGACGTAGGGGTAGGGGGCGCCGGTCGGGGCGTGGACGTCCCTGACCTCGCCGGAGGCGAGTGCGGCGGCCGCGGTGACCACCTTGAAGGTGGAGCCCGGCGGGTAGATCTGGCGCAGTGCCCGGTTGAGCATCGGCTGGTCGGTGTCGGCACGCAGCCGGGTCCAGGCCTCGCGGTCGGCGGCCGAGGAGCCGGCGAAGCTGCCCGGGTCGTAGGAGGGGGTGCTGGCGAGGGCGAGGATGCGGCCGGTGGCGGGTTCGATCGCGACGACGGCGCCCTGCTGGCGGCCTAGGCCGCGCAGCGCGGCCTGCTGGGCGGCCGGGTCGATGGTGGTGTGGACGTCGCCGCCGGGGTTCTGCCGGCGGGCGACGGCGTCCCACACGGCCCAGCCTGAGAGGCGGTCGTCGGCACCGGAGAGCAGGTCGTCGTAGATGCCCTCCAGCTGGGTGGTGCCGTAGACCTGGGAGGCGTAGCCGGTGACGGCCGCCCAGGCGGTGCCGTCGGTGTAGGTGCGCCGGTAGTCGTAGCGGCCGCCGGTGGGGGTGGAGCCGGTGACGGGCTCGCCGGCCACCAGGATGTTGCCGCGCGGCTGGTCGTAGCGCTCGATGGTGAGCCGCTGGTTGGCCTTGTTGTGGTCGTAGGCGTCGGCCTGGAAGATCTGCACCCGGGTGGCCTGGGCGGCGAGGGCGACGATCAGCAGCAGGCAGAAGGTGCCGGCCCGACGGCCGGTGGTGGAGATGCCGGGGCGGGCGGCGGAGTCGCCGCGGGTGATCACGGGCGGGCCTCCGGGCGTGGGCGGCGGGCGGTGTCGCTCATCCGCACCAGCAGGGCGACGATGATCCAGTTGGTGACGACGGAGGATCCGCCCTGGGCGACGAAGGGCAGCGTCATGCCGGTGAGCGGGATGAGCGCGAGGACGCCGCCGGCCACCACGAAGACCTGCAGGCCGACGATGGCGGCCAGGCCGATCGCCAGCAGCCGGCCGAACGGGTCGCGCAGGGCGAGGCCGGTGGCGAAGCCGCGGGAGACCAGCAGGGCGTAGAGCAGCAGGACGGCGGTCAGCCCGGTCAGGCCGAGTTCCTCGCCGACGGTGGCGAGGATGAAGTCGGACTTGGCGGCGAAGCCGATCAGGATGGAGTGGCCGAGGCCGAGGCCGGCGCCGAGCAGGCCGCCCCAGGCGAAGGCGAACAGCGACTGGGCGATCTGGTTGGGGCCCTGTCCGGCGGCGATCGAGCCGAGCGGGTCCAGCCAGTCGGTGACCCGGCTGTGCACGTGCGGGGAGAGCCAGCCGACGCCGGCCGCGCCGACCGCGGCCAGGAAGAGGCCGATGGCGATCCAGCCGCTGCGGGCGGTGGCCACGTACAGCATGATCACGAACAGGCCGAAGAACAGCAGCGAGGTGCCGAGGTCGGTCTCCAGCACGAGGACGCCGACGAAGGCAGCCCAGACCACCAGCACCGGGCCGAGCACCCGGCCGCGGGGCAGCTGGAAGCGCCAGATCCGGCGGCCGGTCAGGGCGAGCGCGTCCCGGTGCGCGGCGAGGTAGGCGGCGAAGAACACCGCGAGCAGGATCTTGGCGAACTCGCCGGGCTGGATGGAGAAGGCGCCGACGGTGACCCAGATCCGGGAGCCGTAGACCGGCGGGAAGAACACCGGCAGCACCAGGAGCACCAGCGCGGCCAGCGCGCAGATGTAGGCGTACCGCTGGAGCACCCGGTGGTCGCGCAGCACCACGACGGCGGCGAGGAAGAGCGCCACCCCGATCGCCGACCAGAGCAGCTGGGTCGGGGCGGCGGCGGAGCCCGGGGTGGCCCGGTCCAGGCGGTAGATGACGACCAGTCCGATGCCGTTCAGCAGCACCGCGATCGGCAGCAGCAGCGGGTCCGCGTACCGGGCCCGCCAGCGCACCGCGCCGTGCGCGACCAGGGCGAGCGCGCCGAGCGCCGCCCCGTAGGAGGCGGCGTCGGGCGGCGGCCGGCCGTCGATGTTGGCGCCGACCTCGATGTAGCCGAACACCGCGATCAGCACGGCGCCGACGACCAGCAGCAGTTCGGTGGTGCGGCGGGTCGGGGGCGCGGTGGCGGCGGTGGGAGGTGCGGCCGCCGGGGTGGTGGGTGTGGCCACGGCCGGTCCTTGCGAGCGGGGCGGTGGGCGGCCGCCCCGGGTGGGCGGCCGCGGCGGGCTCACGCGTCGCTGTGCGCCTTCGCCGCCTTGAGGGCCTCGACGAGGTGTTCCTCCTGGTCCGCGCTGAGCGAGGTCTGCAGGATCTCGCCGCCGTACTGGGCGAGCGCGGGCACGACCTTGTCGGCGGTGGCGGAGCGGACCAGCAGGAAGAGGGCTGCGGAGCCGGGCTCCATCTTCTGGCCGACCTGGCGCATGAAGTTGTCGTCGACGCCGGTGTCGGTGGCGGCGCCGACGGCCGCGCCGGTCGCGCCGCCGATCGCCGCGCCGAGGAAGGGCATGAAGAAGAGCAGGCCGATGACGCCGCCCCACAGGGCGCCGGAGGCGGCGCCGATGCCGGTGGTGCTGACGGCCTGGTGCAGCTTGACCTTGCCGTCCGGGCGGCGCTCGACGACGACGATGTCCTCCAGGTCGATCAGCTTCTGCTTCTGCAGACCGATGGCGGTGTCGCGGACCTGCTGGGCGGTGGCCACGTCGGGGTAGGCGATCGCAAAGAGGTTGCTCACGCGCGGGTTCCTTCCAGTCCTCGAGCGTGCGGAACCGGTGCCGCGCCGCTGCTGGTGCTCGCAGCCTAACGAGGATTTGCCATATTTATGCCGGATCGTGGCGGTGTGTCCGATTTTTGGCACCGCTGTGCTGCCGGCCGGGCTCACTCCGCGCGGCGCACCGCCAGCTCCCCGGCCGCGGCCACCGCCGCCACCGCGAGCAGCACGGCGGCGAGCATCGCTGGCAGCACCGCCCCGGCCAGGTCGAGGTCGCCGTGCTCGGCGGCCCGGACCAGCGCCTTCACCACGACGTGGGCCGGCGCCCAGGGCGCCAGCAGCACCAGCACCACTGCGCCCAGCGCCGCCAGGATCCCGAACGGGCCGGAGGGCAGCACCGGGCGGTTGCACAGCGCACCGACGGCCAGCCCCAGCAGCACGCAGGCCACGGTGGCCGCCAGACCGCCGGCCAGCGCCGAGCCCGCCCCGGCCTTGGAGGTGCCGCCGGTGGCGAGCACCGCCGCCGCCCCGGCGGCCGCGAGGACGGTGGCGGCCAGCAGCGCGGCCAGCAGGTCGGCCCGGTGCACCCGGCGGGCGCCGGCCGCCGCCACCCGGCAGGCCCGGGCCGCGGCCGGCTCCGCGGTGACCGCGCAGCGCACCAGCCAGGCGGTGACGGGCAGCAGCAGTCCGGCGCTCCAGGCGTGGCCGCCGAGCGGGTCGTCCCCGCCGGACAGGCCGAGCACCATCAGCACGCCGTAGCAGAGCGCGGGCGGCACCAGCCGGTGGGAGCGCAGCAGCA
This genomic window from Streptomyces sp. TLI_235 contains:
- a CDS encoding 16S rRNA (cytidine1402-2'-O)-methyltransferase, producing MTGVLVLAGTPIGDVSDAPPRLLTELADADVIAAEDTRRLRRLTQALGVAPTGRVVSYFEGNEVARTPELVEALRGGARVLLVTDAGMPSVSDPGYRLVDAAVAAGIRVTAVPGPSAVLTALALSGLPVDRFTFEGFLPRKAGDRARQLATVAAEPRTMVFFEAPHRIAETLAAMAEAFGGDRPGAVCRELTKTYEEVRRGPLAELAAWAADGVRGEITVVVAGAPPAAPEAVGPAELARRVAVREEAGERRKEAIAAVAAELGLPKRDVFDAVVAAKNAG
- a CDS encoding dolichyl-phosphate-mannose-protein mannosyltransferase, whose protein sequence is MWRVSGDTSSEAPGGADHTDQGGVALLSASTAAPGGAPAVPGVPGPRGPEPEPERPFWQRRLERVGYRAAEPVPVAERLVPPMPDGPGVTPAVVPPSPVLLQLGLRLPDGLWSWLCRWSGWIGPVAVAVFGGLLRMWHLGTPKALIFDETYYAKDAYSLWRGGYETSWADDANNLITAGHPTVPYRVDPAYIVHPPVGKWIIGLGEQVFGMDPVGWRFMTAVLGTLSILMIARIGRRLFRSTLLGCVAGLLLAVDGLHFVMSRTALLDLVVMFWFVAAFGFLLLDRDRTRGIVARRLESGAGADWLFLGWRPYRLAAGVSLGLMTATKWSGLYALLAFAVMSVLWDASARRAAGARQWWLWGLFDAVVALPLLFAVTVGVYLVSWTGWFLSSTVPGKGGYGRDWAEHRAGLSPDHVLGLPLPQVDLSWVPAGLRSLWHYHATMYDFHVHLTSPHTYQSNPWSWLLLGRPVSFFYESPKAGQAGCTAAECAREVLGIGTPVLWWAGIAALAYCLYRWALRRDWRAGAVLCGLAAGYLPWFGYQQRTIFFFYAVAFVPFLVLAVTMTIGALIGPAGAGRDRRLVGGAAAGLLVFAVMWNFLYFHPLYTGETIPMDDWRARMWFTSWI
- a CDS encoding MecA-like transpeptidase family protein codes for the protein MHKGVKIGIGTVCVAMLAVGGYGAYNIASALTGDDKPKGPRTVVAGSPTEQQAAEAAKAFLAAWSKGDLEAAGAETDRPDTADAALVAFRTKLKPSAITLTAGGPTAAPAGAPSPQSANAAKAVMLSFSAKVEFAGSAKAWTYDGVLPMVKMSDGKAAVQWSSTVVHPHLGVGRTIDVKPVFAQAAQVTDRKGRSLAAFPSLTGLLDVFKQGTSGDPADAGSGVVISDDSGKAKPEQLFVITEPKPVPSLRLTLDAQLQQAAEEAVKEQSKGGAHKASLVAIEPSTGNVLAFANAPTGGQNRAFAGGTAPGSTMKVLTGAALLEAGVTPQTPIACPSNTTAGGQPVANDFPEAHPEYTFRQDFAQSCNTAFINAGNDRLKADSLPKIAKEVFGLGLVWHTGLPAFDTDIPVPSNINGALPEFIGQGKIRTNSLAMASVSATVQNGTFHQPVLVPGKSDIAKASRNLDPKVLSDLRSLMRAVVTEGTARTPMAGISDVYAKTGTAEVDGKETNAWFTAYRGNLAVAAEVEGGGHGAQAAAPAAAKLLRIGNG
- a CDS encoding cell division protein FtsI/penicillin-binding protein 2 gives rise to the protein MITRGDSAARPGISTTGRRAGTFCLLLIVALAAQATRVQIFQADAYDHNKANQRLTIERYDQPRGNILVAGEPVTGSTPTGGRYDYRRTYTDGTAWAAVTGYASQVYGTTQLEGIYDDLLSGADDRLSGWAVWDAVARRQNPGGDVHTTIDPAAQQAALRGLGRQQGAVVAIEPATGRILALASTPSYDPGSFAGSSAADREAWTRLRADTDQPMLNRALRQIYPPGSTFKVVTAAAALASGEVRDVHAPTGAPYPYVMQGTTTELVNDSRACDEAGLSLDEAMVNSCNSTMGWLGTQVGLQRMASTAEAFGFNDAALDVPVRAARSNFDTRMNTSQVALSSIGQYDTAATPLVMATVAAGIANNGTVMRPQLVDKLTRSDGTVVQLMHPQLYRQAVSASVAAKVQQLMVDVVEEGTGSRARIPGAVVGGKTGTAQHGTGNGGTPFAWFIAWARPADSGGVPPVAVAVVVADSEATDVTGGALAAPIARSVLQAVLNGD
- a CDS encoding cell division protein FtsW (lipid II flippase) translates to MATPTTPAAAPPTAATAPPTRRTTELLLVVGAVLIAVFGYIEVGANIDGRPPPDAASYGAALGALALVAHGAVRWRARYADPLLLPIAVLLNGIGLVVIYRLDRATPGSAAAPTQLLWSAIGVALFLAAVVVLRDHRVLQRYAYICALAALVLLVLPVFFPPVYGSRIWVTVGAFSIQPGEFAKILLAVFFAAYLAAHRDALALTGRRIWRFQLPRGRVLGPVLVVWAAFVGVLVLETDLGTSLLFFGLFVIMLYVATARSGWIAIGLFLAAVGAAGVGWLSPHVHSRVTDWLDPLGSIAAGQGPNQIAQSLFAFAWGGLLGAGLGLGHSILIGFAAKSDFILATVGEELGLTGLTAVLLLYALLVSRGFATGLALRDPFGRLLAIGLAAIVGLQVFVVAGGVLALIPLTGMTLPFVAQGGSSVVTNWIIVALLVRMSDTARRPRPEARP
- a CDS encoding putative membrane protein, which gives rise to MSNLFAIAYPDVATAQQVRDTAIGLQKQKLIDLEDIVVVERRPDGKVKLHQAVSTTGIGAASGALWGGVIGLLFFMPFLGAAIGGATGAAVGAATDTGVDDNFMRQVGQKMEPGSAALFLLVRSATADKVVPALAQYGGEILQTSLSADQEEHLVEALKAAKAHSDA